One stretch of Streptomyces sp. 135 DNA includes these proteins:
- a CDS encoding serine/threonine-protein kinase: MRRLTGSDPVEVGRYRSIAELGRGGMGRVLLSSDPDGRLVALKQVRTQFVEDDGFRARFRREVAASRKVSGAHTSAVIDADAEAEEPWLTSEFVPGPSLQQAVAAVGALPEEAVLRMTAGLASALVDIHRAGLVHRDLKPSNVLLADDGPRVIDFGIARATENETGIGTGTDLTHTGRLVGSPGFMSPEQAEGRPLGPASDVFSLGTVLVMACTGTCPFVGPSVPQTLYNIVHTEPDLGGLPPRVRPLVARCLAKDPEARPTPAQLLEDMGRITSRERPWPTEVHELIAAQQAEIARLREELERRPREELDGAAVAVEGAPGRREWPPPRGFAALAVTAVAVAVLTATAVIALNPWREDGT; the protein is encoded by the coding sequence GTGAGACGACTGACAGGGAGCGATCCGGTGGAGGTCGGGCGCTACCGCTCGATCGCGGAGCTCGGCCGGGGTGGCATGGGGCGGGTCCTGCTGAGCAGCGATCCGGACGGCCGCCTCGTCGCGCTGAAGCAGGTGCGTACGCAGTTCGTCGAGGACGACGGTTTCCGTGCCCGCTTCCGCCGTGAGGTGGCGGCCTCCCGCAAGGTGTCAGGAGCCCATACGTCGGCGGTGATCGACGCGGACGCGGAGGCGGAAGAGCCGTGGCTGACCTCGGAGTTCGTGCCCGGGCCCTCGTTGCAGCAGGCGGTGGCCGCGGTCGGCGCGCTGCCCGAGGAAGCGGTCCTGCGCATGACCGCGGGACTCGCTTCGGCACTGGTCGACATCCATCGGGCCGGGCTGGTGCACCGGGACCTGAAGCCGTCGAACGTACTGCTCGCCGACGACGGGCCCCGTGTGATCGACTTCGGCATCGCCCGGGCGACCGAGAACGAGACCGGCATCGGTACCGGCACGGACCTGACCCACACGGGACGTCTGGTCGGCTCGCCCGGCTTCATGTCCCCCGAGCAGGCCGAGGGGCGGCCGCTCGGTCCGGCCAGTGACGTGTTCTCGCTGGGGACGGTGCTGGTCATGGCGTGCACGGGGACGTGCCCCTTCGTCGGGCCCTCCGTGCCGCAGACGCTGTACAACATCGTGCATACCGAGCCCGACCTCGGCGGGCTGCCCCCGAGGGTCCGCCCCCTCGTCGCCCGCTGCCTTGCGAAGGACCCCGAGGCGCGTCCGACGCCCGCCCAGCTCCTTGAGGACATGGGCCGGATCACGTCGCGGGAGCGGCCCTGGCCCACGGAGGTGCACGAGCTGATCGCGGCCCAGCAGGCCGAGATCGCCCGGCTCCGGGAGGAGTTGGAGCGTCGCCCGCGGGAAGAGCTCGACGGGGCGGCGGTCGCCGTCGAGGGGGCGCCGGGCCGGCGCGAGTGGCCCCCCCCGCGCGGGTTCGCCGCGCTCGCGGTGACGGCCGTCGCGGTCGCCGTGCTGACCGCCACGGCCGTCATCGCGCTGAACCCCTGGCGCGAGGACGGCACCTGA